A genome region from Aliivibrio salmonicida LFI1238 includes the following:
- a CDS encoding tRNA-uridine aminocarboxypropyltransferase, with product MTLKSIPKCVGYSWNLGLNQLLAQDDYLHQVLFLDSESKAINGQKIDSDQKQRIILLDGTWKKAYKMWQLSTNLHGLPKVHLDTELSGNYRVRKAPKDNALSTAEAGYHVLSQLDLDGSIVEDGDKFDSILIAFDNMIEFHISQMPEGVYQKNYRSE from the coding sequence CTGACTCTCAAATCTATACCAAAGTGTGTCGGTTATTCTTGGAACCTAGGGTTAAATCAATTGTTAGCACAAGATGACTATCTTCATCAGGTGCTCTTTCTCGATAGTGAAAGTAAGGCAATTAACGGACAAAAGATAGATTCAGATCAGAAACAACGGATTATCTTATTGGATGGTACGTGGAAAAAAGCGTATAAAATGTGGCAATTATCGACCAATTTACATGGACTTCCAAAAGTTCATTTGGATACCGAGTTATCAGGTAATTATCGAGTGCGTAAGGCACCTAAAGATAATGCGTTATCAACCGCGGAAGCGGGATACCATGTTTTGAGTCAATTGGATTTAGACGGTTCGATTGTGGAAGATGGAGATAAGTTCGATTCAATTTTGATTGCGTTCGATAACATGATCGAATTTCATATTAGTCAAATGCCTGAAGGCGTTTACCAAAAGAACTACCGTTCAGAGTAG
- a CDS encoding DMT family transporter, producing MSQHQPVQGASWMLTAGLAFAIVNSIAQYLSINFGLPSTMVALVQYAIALVVILPYLRTLGIRNSLRTEYFGMHVIRVSLAVVGIQLWLWALAYPVPIWQGIALLMTSPLFATIGSGLILKEKVGVARWCATLAGFVGAMIILEPWADDFTWATLLPVGAAFFWACYSLMVKKMSSKDSPSTMVVYLLILITPFNILLALPEWQVPSDMTMWMLLFGAGVMTALAQWAIVKAYSAADASFVQPFDHAKLPLNVLAGWMVFGWAPPGRLWLGAAIIIASVAFITQWERKKQTVIK from the coding sequence ATGTCTCAACATCAACCAGTCCAAGGGGCATCTTGGATGTTAACTGCGGGCCTTGCCTTTGCTATCGTTAACAGTATTGCCCAATATTTAAGCATTAATTTTGGATTGCCTTCAACCATGGTTGCTTTGGTGCAATATGCGATTGCTTTAGTGGTTATTTTGCCTTATTTACGCACATTAGGGATCCGAAATTCACTAAGAACTGAATACTTTGGTATGCATGTTATACGTGTGTCTCTCGCCGTTGTTGGTATTCAATTGTGGCTATGGGCATTAGCCTACCCAGTGCCTATTTGGCAGGGTATTGCATTGTTAATGACATCCCCATTATTTGCGACGATAGGTTCAGGGCTTATTTTAAAAGAGAAAGTCGGTGTCGCTCGTTGGTGTGCAACATTAGCAGGCTTTGTTGGTGCAATGATCATTCTTGAACCGTGGGCTGATGATTTTACATGGGCAACATTATTACCTGTTGGAGCTGCGTTTTTTTGGGCGTGCTATTCATTAATGGTAAAGAAAATGTCATCAAAAGATTCACCATCAACCATGGTGGTGTATTTGCTGATATTGATCACGCCGTTTAATATTTTATTAGCGTTACCTGAATGGCAAGTACCCAGTGATATGACGATGTGGATGTTGTTATTTGGTGCTGGTGTCATGACGGCGTTGGCACAATGGGCTATTGTAAAAGCATATTCAGCGGCAGACGCGTCTTTTGTACAGCCTTTTGACCATGCCAAATTACCATTAAATGTCTTGGCTGGTTGGATGGTTTTTGGATGGGCTCCTCCGGGACGTTTATGGCTAGGTGCTGCGATTATTATTGCATCGGTAGCCTTTATTACGCAGTGGGAACGTAAGAAACAGACCGTAATTAAATAA
- a CDS encoding coniferyl aldehyde dehydrogenase: MDDVVKLKSEFTQFQDAYQRNPYPIKEERLGHLSTLKAALLAEQVAIIDALTADYGFRSKFDSTICDVMPTIQHINYTVKRVPKWLKPEKRKAGLLLSPSTLSITYQPLGVVGIIVPWNFPIFLSIAPIVTALAAGNRVMVKLSEYTPETNQVLRRVFSSLTEHICVIEGDGNIAAEFSQLPFNHLLFTGSTQIGKLVASSAAKNLTPVTLELGGKSPVIIADDAEISTAVDAIMLGKSINAGQICVAPDYVFIPKDKVDAFIQRYSQRFLQAFPEKKGKREYSHIINQTQYDRLTHYSQDAQNKGATIISIGESSNDQGRLFLPQLMTNVSDEMLVMQEEIFGPILPIIGYDNVDEAITYIQAHPRPLALYIMSNDKEMIQNIIKQTHSGGVAVNDTMMHVAADDAPFGGIGDSGLGSYHGIEGFKTFSHAKTILQTPKWLPRSRLLLKHKKWMLKLLSIKFIK; the protein is encoded by the coding sequence ATGGATGATGTAGTTAAGTTAAAATCAGAGTTTACGCAATTTCAAGACGCTTACCAACGTAATCCTTATCCAATAAAAGAGGAGAGGTTGGGCCATTTATCGACATTGAAAGCCGCATTACTGGCAGAGCAAGTTGCGATTATTGACGCGTTAACCGCAGATTATGGGTTTCGTAGCAAATTTGATTCGACGATTTGTGATGTTATGCCAACCATTCAACACATCAATTACACCGTAAAACGTGTACCAAAATGGCTTAAACCTGAAAAACGCAAAGCGGGATTATTACTGTCACCATCAACGCTATCGATTACTTATCAGCCGCTTGGAGTTGTTGGTATTATTGTGCCGTGGAACTTTCCTATATTTTTAAGTATAGCGCCTATTGTGACGGCATTAGCGGCGGGTAATCGAGTGATGGTAAAGCTAAGTGAATATACACCAGAAACGAATCAGGTATTGCGTCGTGTATTTTCATCATTGACTGAACATATTTGCGTCATCGAAGGGGACGGAAATATAGCCGCTGAATTTTCTCAATTACCCTTTAACCATTTATTATTTACAGGCTCAACTCAAATAGGAAAGTTAGTGGCGAGTTCGGCGGCTAAAAACTTAACCCCTGTGACTCTTGAGCTTGGAGGGAAATCTCCTGTAATCATTGCGGATGATGCTGAAATAAGCACTGCTGTAGATGCCATCATGCTCGGTAAATCGATTAATGCTGGGCAGATATGTGTTGCGCCTGATTATGTCTTTATTCCGAAAGACAAAGTAGATGCGTTTATTCAGCGTTATTCTCAGCGTTTTCTACAGGCATTTCCTGAGAAAAAAGGAAAAAGAGAATACAGTCATATTATTAATCAGACTCAGTATGATCGGTTAACTCATTACAGCCAAGACGCTCAAAATAAAGGGGCAACAATTATTTCTATTGGTGAATCAAGTAATGACCAAGGACGATTATTTTTACCGCAACTGATGACGAACGTCAGTGATGAGATGTTGGTGATGCAAGAAGAGATTTTTGGTCCTATTTTACCTATCATTGGTTACGATAACGTAGATGAAGCGATCACTTATATTCAAGCGCACCCTCGTCCGCTAGCGTTATATATCATGTCGAACGATAAAGAGATGATTCAGAATATAATAAAACAGACTCACAGTGGTGGGGTCGCCGTGAATGATACTATGATGCATGTGGCGGCAGATGATGCGCCTTTTGGTGGTATTGGTGATTCTGGTTTAGGGAGTTATCACGGTATTGAAGGCTTTAAAACCTTTTCTCATGCGAAGACAATCTTACAAACGCCTAAATGGCTCCCTCGTTCAAGATTGCTATTAAAGCATAAAAAATGGATGCTGAAATTACTGAGCATCAAATTCATAAAATAG
- a CDS encoding anti-phage deoxyguanosine triphosphatase has product MNKTIDITLSPHWEDRISNEQKLRRNDQRSVFQRDRARILHSAAFRRLQAKTQVHGPGSANDFYRTRLTHSLEVSQIGTGIVAQLKLRQPEFRHLLTSTSLMESICLAHDIGHPPFGHGGEIALNYMMRNHGGFEGNGQTLRILSKLEPYTEHFGMNLARRTLMGVLKYPAFLDQVHSKYRPDDVTNLRHLKSIEWHPPKGIYRDDESILHWITAPLSEADKTLFSTFRFQKENDKVHKKTRFKSIDCSIMELADDIAYGIHDLEDAIVMGIVTRNQWQESVASKLAECGDEWFEAHINNIGDKLFSGLQYQRKDGIGGMVNALLTSITIQKSTFEEEQSFESELLKWNAYLSPSMSYALNILKKFVGQYVIHNSEMQRIEYKGQQIVMEIFDALNSDPERLLPENDKREWREAKESGTNHHRIIADYIAGMTDGYAQRLYNQLFVPI; this is encoded by the coding sequence ATGAATAAAACGATAGATATTACCCTTTCTCCCCATTGGGAAGACCGCATCAGTAACGAACAAAAGTTACGTCGTAATGATCAACGCAGCGTTTTTCAACGAGATCGCGCTCGTATTCTCCACTCGGCTGCCTTTCGTCGCCTGCAAGCAAAAACTCAAGTCCATGGCCCCGGCAGCGCAAATGACTTTTATCGCACTCGCCTTACTCATTCTTTAGAAGTCTCTCAAATTGGGACGGGTATTGTGGCTCAATTGAAATTGAGGCAGCCAGAGTTTCGTCATTTATTAACCTCAACCAGTTTGATGGAGAGTATTTGTCTCGCTCATGATATTGGTCATCCGCCTTTTGGCCACGGTGGGGAAATCGCGCTAAATTACATGATGCGTAATCATGGCGGCTTTGAAGGCAACGGACAAACTCTGCGTATTTTGAGTAAATTAGAACCTTATACCGAACATTTCGGAATGAACCTAGCAAGAAGAACATTAATGGGTGTATTAAAATACCCTGCTTTTCTTGACCAAGTTCATTCTAAATACAGACCGGATGATGTGACTAACTTACGTCACTTAAAATCCATTGAATGGCATCCGCCTAAAGGAATTTATCGTGATGATGAGAGCATTCTACATTGGATAACCGCCCCATTATCTGAAGCCGATAAAACGTTATTCTCTACTTTTCGCTTTCAAAAAGAAAATGACAAAGTACATAAAAAAACCCGTTTCAAATCCATTGATTGCTCAATCATGGAACTAGCCGATGACATTGCTTATGGCATTCATGATCTTGAAGACGCGATAGTCATGGGTATAGTGACTCGTAACCAATGGCAAGAATCAGTCGCAAGCAAACTTGCTGAATGTGGGGATGAGTGGTTTGAAGCGCATATAAATAACATTGGAGATAAGCTGTTTTCAGGCCTGCAATATCAGCGTAAAGACGGTATCGGCGGCATGGTTAATGCGTTATTAACGTCCATTACCATCCAAAAAAGCACCTTTGAAGAAGAGCAATCATTCGAATCAGAATTACTAAAATGGAATGCTTATCTAAGCCCATCAATGAGCTACGCTCTAAACATTCTTAAGAAATTTGTCGGTCAATACGTAATTCATAATTCTGAAATGCAACGTATTGAATATAAAGGCCAACAAATTGTAATGGAAATTTTTGACGCACTGAATTCAGATCCAGAGCGTCTATTACCCGAAAATGATAAAAGAGAATGGCGTGAAGCAAAAGAAAGTGGCACAAACCACCACCGGATCATTGCCGACTATATCGCTGGTATGACTGACGGTTATGCGCAGCGTTTATATAATCAACTCTTTGTGCCAATTTAA